The following are encoded together in the Nitrospira sp. genome:
- a CDS encoding YdbH domain-containing protein: MLTQRYQVAVLLVFVVLCGCYLVLPLGASYVLANGLRTYGYSHVILQLGYPGWTRMNIPVVSFQQDLGEERLLISLTDTEIQYDLGHLFQGRAHRILLRDVAIHVLTVHSTDPTTGGTHVEVNNDEESSPWKLLTAGDLLRNIPILPFSELQLEHVTVFREQATGPLRKVTIDGALTSAGNEIGGHLSFRGRDTGSYGLVVAGNSASTWSATLSSTRPHAAPIVSWQSRSRPTDGSDIKVDGQLRMNVQELAPFIALLVPIGPELEKVTGQVALDWAGVAATRAALGSLWEDEHTRVDGQVRINLTLPALKGVAKDIALAYAGRFVGNAAQAEWAMSPGVLLTATLNTQPRLIPDVVRLILPHGDQPVRIENKEVVQGTLYWKETPIRTVAQGPLQVTYGRASGPLVAMFETTRAEGRGNELILAEGAYQLEGVLPRVLTERLSAKEAAGGVRGTVRLERARIAGVLLPPSSITVKQIGQGAVFVPGATLNLSEPLTVKCDLIPRHCIGGPLAATIRTPGVRIGGQTVTVTQGLLSIQDMETRGTDWTTRGMLVVDGVNVSAGTAIPSPSHWVTKFSADQTSIGADLQGDLPNHKGLVTARIEQSLSTAYGALHGTIGPVQFDGAERRLSRFIRAVGPSNDLLDGTVSAMVDVVWDNTGGSQSSNGTTITSATARVIAENVSGYYHDYGIRGVSTSMVLRADGTESILTTQPASLVVGAFQSGVEVTNIRAFYQARWKLTDPLPRVEVKDFQCEAFGGTITSPGLVVDLPSSSSTTVFSLRNLDLAKILSVEQQRGLQGTGTLNGTLPVTITPRGVVVDDGVIEAQPPGGVIRHLSTVESPPVLSESDTPLQLVAQALNNFHYKFLRVGVRYGETGMLDLSARLEGRNPDLAQTPPIHFNLTVQEHIPTLLKSLRLIEEIPGTIERKYKRLSSS, translated from the coding sequence ATGTTGACGCAACGTTATCAAGTTGCCGTGCTATTGGTTTTTGTTGTGTTGTGCGGATGCTATCTTGTACTGCCGTTGGGGGCCTCGTATGTCTTGGCCAATGGGCTTCGTACGTATGGGTACAGTCATGTCATCCTTCAACTCGGGTATCCCGGCTGGACTCGTATGAATATCCCGGTCGTTTCATTTCAGCAAGACTTGGGAGAAGAACGATTGCTGATCTCCCTGACCGATACCGAGATTCAGTATGACCTGGGACATCTGTTTCAAGGTCGTGCGCATCGTATCCTACTCAGGGATGTGGCTATCCATGTGTTGACTGTGCACTCGACTGACCCCACCACGGGAGGAACGCATGTGGAAGTGAACAATGATGAAGAGTCGTCACCGTGGAAATTGTTGACCGCAGGCGATCTTTTACGGAATATTCCCATACTCCCCTTTAGCGAATTGCAGCTTGAGCATGTGACGGTGTTTCGTGAGCAGGCAACGGGGCCGCTTCGCAAGGTCACCATTGATGGGGCGCTGACGTCTGCCGGCAATGAGATTGGAGGGCATCTTTCATTTCGTGGACGAGATACCGGCTCCTATGGTCTCGTGGTGGCGGGGAATTCGGCGAGTACGTGGTCGGCTACGTTATCTTCGACGAGACCACATGCAGCACCGATTGTCTCCTGGCAGTCCAGATCGCGTCCGACCGATGGTTCGGATATCAAAGTCGACGGGCAACTTCGAATGAATGTACAGGAGCTGGCTCCGTTTATCGCGCTCCTCGTGCCGATCGGCCCCGAGCTGGAGAAGGTCACTGGGCAGGTCGCCCTCGATTGGGCTGGGGTTGCTGCAACCCGGGCTGCGCTCGGGTCGCTCTGGGAGGATGAACATACCCGTGTAGACGGTCAGGTCCGTATCAATCTCACCTTGCCCGCACTGAAGGGAGTGGCGAAAGATATTGCACTGGCCTATGCGGGACGGTTTGTAGGGAATGCGGCTCAGGCGGAGTGGGCTATGAGCCCTGGCGTGCTTCTCACCGCGACGCTGAATACCCAACCTCGCCTTATTCCGGACGTAGTTCGGTTGATTCTTCCTCATGGAGATCAGCCGGTACGAATTGAGAACAAGGAGGTCGTACAAGGGACTCTTTATTGGAAAGAGACTCCTATCCGCACAGTGGCTCAAGGTCCGCTGCAGGTGACCTACGGCAGGGCATCTGGGCCATTGGTCGCCATGTTCGAAACCACCAGGGCTGAAGGGCGTGGAAATGAACTAATCTTGGCTGAAGGAGCCTATCAATTGGAGGGAGTGCTCCCTAGAGTATTAACGGAGAGACTTTCAGCTAAAGAGGCAGCAGGGGGAGTTCGGGGGACCGTACGGCTGGAACGAGCACGTATCGCGGGCGTGTTATTACCGCCATCTTCGATTACGGTAAAGCAGATTGGACAAGGTGCGGTCTTCGTCCCGGGAGCAACACTGAATCTCTCCGAACCCCTTACCGTGAAATGTGATCTGATTCCAAGGCACTGCATCGGAGGCCCACTGGCTGCCACGATTCGGACTCCTGGCGTCAGAATAGGTGGTCAAACTGTCACGGTGACCCAAGGGCTGCTCAGCATTCAGGACATGGAGACGAGAGGCACGGATTGGACTACCCGCGGGATGTTGGTGGTTGATGGAGTCAACGTGAGTGCTGGAACGGCTATTCCTTCACCAAGTCATTGGGTCACCAAGTTTTCTGCGGATCAAACGAGTATTGGGGCGGATCTACAGGGGGATCTTCCGAATCATAAAGGGTTGGTGACGGCCAGGATTGAGCAATCGCTGAGCACGGCATACGGAGCGTTGCATGGTACGATCGGTCCGGTGCAATTTGATGGGGCCGAGCGGCGGCTCAGCAGATTTATTCGGGCGGTTGGCCCATCGAACGATCTTCTTGATGGAACCGTCAGCGCCATGGTCGATGTGGTCTGGGATAATACAGGTGGTAGTCAATCCAGCAACGGTACAACCATCACCTCCGCGACCGCACGGGTGATCGCGGAGAATGTTTCTGGATATTATCACGACTATGGAATCCGAGGGGTGAGCACGTCAATGGTTCTTCGTGCAGACGGAACGGAATCCATTCTGACGACTCAGCCGGCCTCTCTCGTGGTGGGGGCTTTCCAGAGTGGTGTAGAAGTCACCAATATCAGGGCTTTTTATCAGGCACGGTGGAAATTGACGGACCCACTTCCAAGGGTTGAGGTGAAAGATTTTCAGTGTGAAGCCTTTGGAGGGACGATCACCAGTCCTGGTCTTGTGGTAGACTTGCCGTCGTCCTCATCCACAACGGTCTTTTCGTTACGGAATCTGGATCTCGCGAAGATTCTCAGTGTGGAACAACAGCGGGGACTGCAGGGAACCGGCACACTCAATGGGACACTCCCGGTCACCATCACTCCGAGGGGAGTGGTGGTGGATGATGGAGTGATCGAGGCGCAGCCTCCAGGCGGAGTCATACGACATCTCTCAACTGTAGAGTCGCCCCCCGTGCTTTCAGAATCGGATACGCCTCTCCAACTTGTAGCGCAAGCCCTCAATAATTTTCACTACAAGTTCTTGCGCGTGGGAGTTAGGTATGGAGAAACTGGCATGTTGGATTTGAGTGCGCGATTGGAGGGGCGGAATCCAGATCTTGCACAGACCCCACCTATTCACTTTAATCTCACGGTTCAAGAACACATTCCGACCCTTTTAAAGAGTCTCCGACTTATTGAAGAAATCCCAGGCACGATCGAGCGCAAATATAAACGACTCTCATCCTCATGA
- a CDS encoding YnbE family lipoprotein, producing the protein MMKTAIQRRATVLIWGGLMVTICACTPRVEVAASEKPITINLNVKIDHEIRLKVDKDLDHVLSKDNGLF; encoded by the coding sequence ATGATGAAGACAGCGATACAGAGACGAGCAACCGTGCTGATCTGGGGGGGGCTCATGGTGACGATATGTGCTTGTACTCCACGTGTAGAAGTGGCTGCGTCTGAGAAGCCGATTACGATCAATCTCAACGTGAAGATCGATCATGAAATACGATTAAAAGTCGACAAGGACCTGGATCACGTGTTGTCGAAGGACAACGGACTGTTCTAA
- a CDS encoding YdbL family protein, translating into MTMVRLTIVLCATLVGTAVAFSAFALSLDEAKAKGLVGERPNGYLGTVTPSNAEAQGLIEDVNRKRRQAYEEIAKRNRTDIRAVETLAGEKAIQNTAPGNLIEGPGGWIKK; encoded by the coding sequence ATGACTATGGTACGGCTGACCATTGTGCTGTGTGCGACGCTCGTAGGAACTGCGGTCGCTTTTTCAGCATTCGCCCTGTCGTTAGATGAAGCGAAAGCAAAGGGACTGGTCGGAGAAAGGCCCAATGGTTATCTGGGCACGGTGACTCCTTCCAATGCTGAAGCTCAAGGCTTGATAGAAGATGTGAATCGAAAGCGGAGACAGGCGTACGAAGAGATTGCAAAACGAAACCGTACCGATATTCGAGCTGTCGAAACCCTCGCGGGAGAAAAGGCTATTCAGAATACCGCCCCGGGAAACCTTATCGAAGGTCCTGGTGGGTGGATTAAGAAATAG
- a CDS encoding sulfite oxidase-like oxidoreductase, with protein MDDSNRLTKTKEQWARARRGGEEREVFYDGDERLPPGQHLVENFPVLDLGFKPEIPFSEWNLTIGGCVTTPITWTWEQFLAQPQLTDRSDFHCVTSWSRYDNDWEGVSFRHIIAVVNPLSLARFVLFKSYDDYTTNLTLEACDDDDVLLAHSWNGKPLSRDHGGPVRVIVPKRYAWKGAKWVKEITFSDNDEKGFWEVRGYSNTALPWNNDRYG; from the coding sequence ATGGATGACTCAAACCGTCTGACAAAGACTAAAGAACAATGGGCTCGGGCAAGACGAGGTGGGGAGGAACGTGAAGTCTTTTATGACGGAGATGAGCGCCTGCCACCAGGCCAACACCTCGTCGAGAACTTCCCTGTGCTGGACCTCGGCTTCAAGCCAGAGATTCCATTCAGCGAATGGAATCTGACTATTGGCGGATGTGTCACGACCCCCATCACCTGGACATGGGAACAATTCTTGGCTCAACCTCAACTCACCGATCGGTCGGACTTTCACTGTGTCACATCATGGAGCCGATATGACAATGATTGGGAAGGTGTGAGTTTTCGACACATCATTGCCGTCGTGAACCCCCTGTCACTGGCTCGATTCGTCCTGTTCAAATCCTACGATGATTACACGACCAATCTCACACTCGAAGCCTGTGACGATGACGATGTGCTGCTCGCCCACAGCTGGAACGGGAAACCGCTGTCCCGAGACCATGGTGGACCGGTGCGGGTTATCGTCCCGAAACGGTATGCCTGGAAAGGGGCAAAGTGGGTAAAGGAAATTACGTTTTCCGATAACGACGAGAAGGGATTCTGGGAAGTCCGCGGCTATTCGAACACCGCACTTCCATGGAACAACGATCGCTACGGATAA
- a CDS encoding TVP38/TMEM64 family protein, translating into MIRQDAIMSTQVSNQAGTGSTSTGKALIVVVIALAIGTFFYFDLGQFLSLTALKENRDSLLAFTDANFTVAVGIFILTYVAVAGLSLPGAVILTLAGGFLFGGLLATLFINIGATTGATLAFLTARYLLRDTVEQKFSKWLGPFQEGFAKNAFSYLLTLRLIPLFPFFVVNLVSGLTRVNLGTYVVATAIGIIPGSFVYAYAGRQLGTINSLREIASPNVIGAFVLLGLLALVPVVYKRFSAKSVS; encoded by the coding sequence ATGATACGCCAGGATGCCATTATGAGCACACAGGTTTCGAATCAGGCAGGAACCGGGAGTACAAGTACAGGTAAGGCTCTCATCGTTGTTGTTATTGCTCTTGCCATCGGTACCTTCTTCTATTTTGACCTTGGGCAATTCTTATCCCTGACGGCGCTGAAAGAGAATCGGGATAGCTTACTGGCCTTCACTGATGCCAACTTTACGGTAGCGGTTGGAATCTTTATCCTGACCTATGTGGCAGTGGCTGGCCTATCACTGCCGGGTGCCGTGATTCTTACGCTGGCTGGTGGGTTCTTGTTCGGCGGGCTCTTGGCGACTCTCTTCATTAATATTGGGGCGACAACCGGAGCGACTCTCGCATTTCTCACCGCACGCTATCTGCTGCGAGATACAGTGGAGCAGAAATTCAGCAAGTGGCTCGGCCCGTTTCAGGAAGGGTTTGCCAAGAATGCCTTCAGCTATCTCTTGACGCTGCGACTGATCCCACTCTTTCCTTTCTTTGTGGTCAACCTTGTATCGGGACTCACACGTGTGAACCTCGGGACCTACGTCGTCGCCACGGCGATTGGCATCATTCCTGGGTCGTTTGTGTATGCTTACGCGGGACGCCAACTGGGGACAATCAATTCCCTGAGAGAAATCGCGTCTCCCAATGTCATCGGTGCCTTTGTTCTATTAGGACTGTTGGCGCTGGTACCGGTTGTGTATAAGCGGTTTTCTGCAAAGTCGGTGTCATGA
- a CDS encoding mercuric reductase — translation MSEENQSMILPNDEYNQQLVRNVHPGDWTNPEPTGRYNLVVVGAGTAGLITAVVAASLGAKVALIEKHLMGGDCLNVGCVPSKGVIRAARVWADLRKATEFGLYIPPGVKYDFGAVMARMRKLRARISQNDSVQRYTKLGVDVYIGNGRFLGADTVQVEGAAGNRILMFAKAAVCTGARATVPPIPGLHEAGYRTNETVFSLTELPQRLGVIGAGPIGCELAQAFARFGSQVYLIEATHGIMPNEDRDAADLVEQQIVRDGVKLLCCGQDLQIQKTAEGKRLTVDSHGQQYDLTVDEILVGVGRTPNLERIGLEAAGVEYDKHGITVNSRLQTTNPKIFAAGDVCSRYKFTHAADAMAQIVIQNALFPHPLGLGYASVESLNIPWCTFTEPEVAHVGMYEKDAKERGLDVETYTYKLDEVDRAILDGEEDGFARIHIQKGTDRILGATIVASHAGDLINEFSIVMKTGAGAKTIAGTIHPYPTQAEVNKKVVNLWRKAHFTEATKNMLIKLFVWMRR, via the coding sequence ATGAGTGAAGAGAACCAGTCGATGATCCTTCCCAACGACGAATATAATCAACAACTCGTCAGGAATGTTCATCCTGGCGATTGGACCAATCCTGAGCCGACAGGTCGATACAATCTCGTAGTAGTCGGGGCGGGAACGGCCGGGTTGATCACGGCCGTCGTGGCGGCAAGCCTCGGCGCTAAGGTGGCCCTGATCGAAAAACATCTGATGGGGGGAGATTGTCTCAATGTTGGGTGTGTACCGTCGAAAGGTGTGATCCGGGCCGCTAGAGTATGGGCGGACCTGAGAAAGGCGACCGAGTTCGGTCTCTATATTCCTCCCGGAGTGAAGTATGACTTCGGGGCTGTCATGGCTCGCATGCGGAAACTGCGTGCCCGCATCAGCCAAAATGATTCCGTTCAGCGGTATACGAAGCTCGGTGTGGATGTCTATATCGGTAACGGCCGGTTTCTTGGAGCCGACACGGTTCAAGTGGAAGGGGCGGCAGGTAATCGCATTCTTATGTTTGCCAAAGCCGCGGTCTGTACCGGGGCGCGTGCAACGGTACCGCCGATACCTGGGTTGCACGAAGCCGGATACCGTACAAATGAAACGGTTTTTTCTCTCACGGAATTGCCGCAGCGCCTGGGTGTTATTGGAGCCGGCCCGATCGGGTGTGAGCTGGCGCAAGCGTTTGCCCGTTTTGGGAGCCAAGTGTATTTGATCGAGGCGACGCACGGTATCATGCCGAATGAAGACCGCGACGCAGCGGACCTTGTTGAACAACAGATAGTTCGTGATGGGGTCAAGCTGCTCTGTTGCGGTCAGGACCTGCAGATACAGAAAACGGCCGAAGGGAAGCGTCTCACGGTTGATTCGCATGGTCAGCAGTATGACCTCACTGTCGATGAGATTTTGGTGGGTGTTGGTCGGACGCCCAATCTGGAGCGGATTGGATTGGAAGCAGCTGGAGTTGAATACGACAAGCATGGCATCACGGTGAATAGTCGGTTGCAAACGACGAATCCAAAGATCTTCGCGGCCGGTGATGTATGCTCACGTTATAAGTTTACCCATGCTGCCGATGCTATGGCGCAGATCGTGATTCAGAACGCCTTGTTTCCGCATCCCTTGGGGTTGGGCTATGCCAGCGTCGAATCGTTGAATATACCTTGGTGTACTTTTACTGAGCCGGAAGTGGCGCATGTCGGGATGTATGAGAAGGATGCCAAGGAAAGGGGGCTGGACGTTGAGACGTACACCTATAAGCTCGATGAGGTTGATCGGGCGATTTTAGACGGGGAGGAGGATGGGTTTGCCCGTATACATATTCAAAAGGGGACGGACAGGATTCTCGGGGCGACGATCGTTGCATCCCATGCCGGCGATTTGATCAACGAATTTTCCATAGTGATGAAGACGGGAGCCGGCGCAAAAACCATTGCCGGCACGATTCATCCCTATCCCACACAAGCAGAAGTGAATAAGAAGGTCGTGAATCTCTGGCGGAAGGCGCACTTCACGGAGGCGACAAAAAACATGCTGATTAAGTTGTTTGTCTGGATGAGACGATAG
- a CDS encoding DUF3047 domain-containing protein produces the protein MRSLITCIVLMTCTALSAIFVQAQNGAIVEVARFSASEPGASLPEGWKPLTFKKTPKLTTYELMKDDSHVVVKAMSDSSASGLIKEIRIDPKEFPIVRWRWKVENLLQKSDVTRKDGDDYPARLYITFEYDPGKVSFGKKLKFKAGQVLFGDIPIGAINYIWETKAPVGAIIDNAYTDFVKMVVVESGPHKLGAWVDESRNIYEDYKKAFGEEPPLINGVAIMSDTDNTKEQAVAYYGDIIFVKPSDARVNILAR, from the coding sequence ATGCGGAGTCTTATCACCTGTATTGTCCTCATGACGTGCACGGCCCTATCGGCGATATTCGTTCAGGCACAAAATGGAGCCATAGTGGAAGTCGCGCGATTTTCTGCAAGCGAACCAGGCGCGAGTCTGCCGGAAGGATGGAAACCCCTGACCTTCAAAAAGACCCCAAAACTGACGACGTACGAATTGATGAAAGACGACTCCCACGTCGTCGTCAAGGCCATGAGTGATTCATCGGCATCGGGCTTGATCAAAGAGATCAGGATCGATCCGAAGGAATTTCCAATCGTTCGATGGCGGTGGAAGGTCGAGAATCTGCTTCAGAAGAGCGATGTTACCAGAAAAGACGGCGACGATTATCCGGCCCGACTCTACATTACCTTTGAGTACGACCCGGGCAAGGTCAGCTTCGGCAAGAAACTCAAGTTCAAGGCGGGTCAGGTACTGTTTGGGGATATTCCGATCGGAGCCATCAACTACATCTGGGAAACGAAGGCTCCGGTGGGGGCGATCATCGACAATGCCTATACGGATTTCGTCAAAATGGTGGTGGTTGAGAGTGGGCCGCACAAACTCGGTGCCTGGGTCGATGAGTCACGAAACATCTATGAGGACTATAAAAAGGCTTTCGGCGAAGAGCCGCCCTTGATCAATGGCGTGGCCATTATGAGCGATACCGACAACACCAAAGAGCAAGCGGTGGCCTATTACGGGGATATCATCTTCGTCAAACCTTCAGATGCTCGGGTGAATATTTTAGCCAGATAA
- a CDS encoding multicopper oxidase domain-containing protein: MSDNRWTTCLSAVLAIMLCLSGTESVQATTGVGPYEVPKVKDGNSDPNIVETWIVADEATVNIGNGVMANGMAYKSCSEAGLTNCTPAAIPGPEFRLKVGDRVIVHFVNSLNPTSSTPGAPEANVSGIHWHGIELNNQSDGTEVTQAAVNPGSTFDYKFTVTRPGIFWYHPHHHSSTNQVAKGLYGSIIVEDNHGYEAALIGRNVIPSAAQTKTLVVSDITVCNAPGTGTNPATFAGELPHVSGIQSWEINYQNHILTQSPLILCEEYPLDANGVYTPNLYGAGDVPNIQSPGLIGPMSEGFTVLTNGVNVGARAGTPSAPGALAVGASTLDVQAGQGLRLQIVNPSPVRYVRLRLTTKSGDKIPLVRIGGEGGLLDYALVEGGITAGGFDTKYGRGEILLTPAGRADVVAEIPKAVAQNSVLTLWTEDYQRVEATYSWIPTVPVMHLKVNGHAATAYDIANGKPLLARLGGHAMVKVLGTATGGLVVPVGENGVGGAPAGSLDKDIKLTFSNNTGAFQPSIDGVPMPRDFNGLNSGNPFYLESARHAALSNTMELTVTNMTGAHHPFHLHGFSVQPIKLTPRTGITGRSYMFQRKEFRDIVDVPANFTFTFRVSLDDRKKIDGSTDGGGIGRWLFHCHILPHATFGMMSELHVH, from the coding sequence ATGAGCGACAACAGGTGGACAACGTGCCTTAGCGCTGTGTTGGCGATCATGCTGTGCCTGTCCGGCACCGAATCGGTGCAGGCCACAACGGGAGTTGGGCCGTATGAGGTTCCCAAGGTTAAAGACGGGAATAGTGATCCCAACATCGTCGAGACATGGATTGTGGCAGATGAGGCCACCGTCAATATCGGCAATGGGGTGATGGCGAACGGGATGGCGTATAAGAGCTGTTCTGAGGCTGGTTTAACCAATTGTACTCCGGCCGCAATACCCGGCCCGGAGTTTCGGCTCAAAGTGGGAGACCGAGTCATCGTGCATTTTGTGAATAGCCTCAATCCTACAAGTTCGACTCCTGGGGCTCCAGAGGCGAATGTGTCCGGTATTCATTGGCATGGCATCGAGTTGAATAATCAAAGCGATGGCACGGAAGTGACACAGGCTGCGGTAAACCCAGGGAGTACGTTCGACTATAAATTCACTGTAACCCGGCCGGGGATTTTCTGGTACCACCCCCATCACCACTCGTCGACCAACCAAGTAGCTAAAGGACTCTACGGGTCGATCATTGTTGAAGATAACCATGGGTATGAGGCAGCCCTCATCGGAAGGAACGTAATCCCTTCGGCAGCCCAAACCAAGACGCTGGTGGTTAGCGACATCACGGTCTGCAACGCTCCAGGGACGGGGACCAATCCGGCGACATTTGCCGGCGAGTTGCCGCACGTCAGCGGTATTCAATCGTGGGAGATCAACTACCAAAATCATATTTTGACTCAGTCCCCGCTCATCCTCTGCGAGGAGTATCCACTGGATGCAAATGGGGTGTATACACCGAATTTGTACGGTGCCGGAGACGTTCCGAACATTCAATCTCCCGGATTGATTGGTCCCATGAGTGAAGGGTTTACGGTCCTGACCAACGGCGTTAATGTTGGGGCGAGGGCGGGAACTCCTTCGGCGCCAGGCGCGCTTGCAGTTGGGGCGTCGACCCTTGACGTCCAGGCAGGTCAGGGACTGCGGTTGCAGATCGTGAATCCCTCACCGGTCCGCTACGTTCGCCTTCGGTTGACGACCAAGAGTGGGGATAAAATCCCACTGGTTCGCATCGGTGGAGAAGGGGGGCTGCTCGACTACGCGCTTGTTGAGGGGGGCATTACGGCTGGTGGTTTTGATACGAAATATGGGCGTGGCGAAATTCTGCTCACGCCTGCAGGTCGTGCGGATGTGGTGGCGGAGATTCCGAAGGCCGTCGCGCAGAACTCCGTACTCACCCTCTGGACGGAGGATTATCAGCGAGTGGAGGCTACCTACTCATGGATTCCCACGGTGCCGGTAATGCATCTGAAGGTGAATGGTCATGCGGCCACTGCGTACGACATTGCGAACGGTAAGCCGCTGCTTGCGAGGTTGGGGGGCCACGCGATGGTCAAGGTTCTCGGTACGGCAACGGGTGGTCTTGTCGTTCCCGTCGGCGAAAACGGCGTAGGTGGGGCACCGGCTGGGTCGCTGGACAAGGACATCAAGCTGACCTTCTCTAACAACACCGGCGCTTTTCAGCCGTCGATTGACGGGGTCCCGATGCCGCGCGACTTCAATGGTCTGAACAGCGGCAATCCTTTTTATCTGGAATCAGCCCGTCATGCAGCCCTCTCCAATACGATGGAGCTGACGGTGACCAACATGACGGGGGCACACCATCCGTTTCATTTGCACGGGTTTTCGGTGCAGCCGATCAAGCTGACCCCACGAACAGGGATAACCGGACGGTCTTATATGTTCCAACGTAAGGAGTTTCGAGATATCGTCGATGTGCCTGCGAATTTCACCTTTACGTTCAGGGTCTCCTTGGACGATCGCAAGAAGATAGATGGTTCGACGGACGGGGGAGGCATAGGTCGGTGGCTGTTCCATTGTCACATCCTTCCTCATGCCACGTTCGGGATGATGTCGGAGCTTCACGTCCACTGA
- a CDS encoding HEAT repeat domain-containing protein, with product MRPFVQTDLPLDLWYISAVALSGIIVLLLASILLFRRSRLAGQHRQQRITQEWGPLLTQSAGGTLPPLPALTRRDHVIFLYLWNKSYEFLPEPLTAPLIRVAQTVGSPHLATELLQSRLLSQRILAVVTLGRLQERSAWAPISTLLTHHNSFLAFHAAQALLKIDTHTALSLLVPILGQRTDWSPIKIVSMLQTVGQDLASEVLAKTAIQGDPEISPRLIRYLPVINSRRGLPILRQFLHDTPPSASMLAACLFVFGEFRDPADLPMVRQHLTNEAWYVRVQAATAIGKLGTIEDEDRLIGLFNDEQWWVRYRAGEALVSLESMTEEKLMSLQESLTSPEAHEILAPILAKFRARRSPIAIRP from the coding sequence GTGCGTCCCTTTGTCCAAACTGACCTTCCCCTCGACCTCTGGTACATCAGTGCGGTTGCGCTGAGCGGCATTATTGTCCTCCTCCTCGCGTCCATTCTTCTCTTCCGGCGAAGTCGTCTTGCAGGCCAACATCGACAACAACGTATCACTCAGGAGTGGGGCCCGCTGCTGACACAATCCGCGGGTGGGACACTTCCACCCCTTCCGGCATTGACCCGTCGTGATCATGTCATCTTTCTATATCTCTGGAATAAGTCCTACGAGTTCCTTCCAGAGCCCCTCACCGCTCCCCTCATTCGCGTAGCCCAAACCGTCGGCAGTCCTCACCTGGCGACAGAGCTCCTACAGTCTCGCCTGCTGAGTCAGAGAATACTTGCCGTGGTCACATTAGGGCGATTGCAGGAGCGGTCGGCATGGGCACCGATCAGCACGTTGCTCACCCACCACAATTCATTTCTGGCCTTTCATGCAGCACAAGCCTTACTGAAGATTGATACGCATACGGCGCTCTCGCTCCTCGTGCCCATTCTCGGTCAACGAACAGATTGGTCTCCAATAAAAATTGTCTCCATGCTGCAGACCGTGGGACAGGATCTGGCGTCTGAAGTCCTTGCCAAGACAGCGATTCAGGGAGACCCGGAGATCAGTCCACGACTGATTCGTTACCTGCCGGTGATAAACAGTCGGCGAGGCCTCCCGATCCTTCGACAATTCCTCCATGATACTCCCCCCTCCGCAAGCATGCTGGCCGCCTGCCTCTTTGTGTTCGGAGAGTTTCGTGATCCCGCTGATCTCCCAATGGTTCGCCAACACCTGACCAACGAGGCCTGGTATGTCCGAGTTCAAGCCGCAACCGCGATCGGAAAATTGGGAACCATCGAAGACGAGGACCGGTTGATCGGCTTGTTCAACGATGAGCAGTGGTGGGTTCGCTATCGGGCGGGAGAAGCCTTGGTCAGTTTAGAGTCGATGACGGAAGAGAAACTGATGAGCCTGCAAGAGTCGCTCACCTCGCCGGAGGCTCATGAAATCTTGGCTCCTATCTTGGCCAAATTCCGGGCACGCCGCTCTCCGATTGCCATCAGACCCTAA